In Danaus plexippus chromosome 14, MEX_DaPlex, whole genome shotgun sequence, a single genomic region encodes these proteins:
- the LOC116769600 gene encoding uncharacterized protein LOC116769600 translates to MLAMDPNFIIDEFCKIPDISEDVSWILDLEFGIPRAPVTRAIAVYDVKFNSIHCKNTPRAIHPGFEKCHEDFKRVLLFYYDCIVSTWYNGYIIMNYDRSVENFQSWLLIPMQMFGMCWP, encoded by the coding sequence ATGTTAGCAATGGACCCGAATTTCATAATAGATGAATTCTGCAAAATACCTGATATAAGTGAAGACGTTTCATGGATATTAGATTTAGAGTTCGGTATACCAAGAGCACCAGTTACCAGGGCCATAGCCGTTTACGATGTCAAATTTAACAGTATCCATTGCAAGAACACTCCCCGAGCAATTCATCCCGGTTTTGAGAAATGTCACGAGGACTTTAAACGGGTGCTGCTCTTCTATTACGACTGTATCGTATCTACTTGGTACAAcggatatattattatgaattatgacAGATCCGTGGAGAATTTCCAGTCATGGCTGCTGATACCAATGCAGATGTTTGGAATGTGTTGGCCCTAG